A stretch of the Candidatus Eisenbacteria bacterium genome encodes the following:
- a CDS encoding T9SS type A sorting domain-containing protein codes for MMEPAGGVSISTSLAICNRRLSLTAATNIRHRQGRSRMRGFILLGCLALAVQTAWAEIDVDFTVDTETTLHQISPLIYGANGQALETATARRIGGNRLTGYNWENNASHAGADWYHQNDNYMPWIMGIDPSQYEEPGIVLTTFHDISLAHNAYSLITLQMAGYAARDKDGVVDESETAPSPRWTEVINRKPGAFAHPPDTADGGLYIDEMLNYLLETYGSGAGPTGIKAYALDNEPALWPYTHPRIFPEALTVAELLERSIGLSHTIKSMDPTAETFGPCLYGFNAFYNLQNAPDWNEYSGNYNRFIETYLDYMRAASDTAGMRLLDVLDVHWYPEPSGVYSGDTTRAVAEVRMQVTRSLWDSTYVEPSWIGQWFSPVRIIPYLQGAIDNYYPDTKLAVTEYDYGAPDHISGGLAQVDALGIFGRYRLYFASKWGAVSEYIEAAYKLYRDGDGAGMCFGDQCLPAATSDIENSAIYAAHAGTDSLHLILINRNYDEVMAGHFTLDGAAAYSHGESWAITRSDTLIHSGAAVEIADGRTFDFSLPPLSAHHLVLHRESSDVVTSDPLRAVPTGISIQPHPVRSILHLAYPEEISCAGRVSIHDISGRKLREVSNPTGINPLVIDDLALAPGTYFLRVVAGDRRFTRKLVMAE; via the coding sequence GTGATGGAGCCCGCCGGCGGAGTGTCGATATCCACATCTCTTGCGATCTGCAACAGACGGCTGTCACTAACGGCTGCAACGAACATCCGCCACAGACAGGGGAGGAGCCGCATGCGAGGATTCATACTGCTGGGATGCCTGGCCCTTGCCGTTCAGACGGCTTGGGCGGAGATCGATGTCGATTTCACCGTCGATACCGAAACAACGCTTCATCAAATCAGCCCGCTGATCTACGGCGCCAACGGCCAAGCTCTTGAAACCGCGACAGCCCGCAGAATTGGAGGCAACCGTCTTACCGGCTACAACTGGGAGAACAACGCCTCGCATGCCGGAGCGGATTGGTATCACCAGAACGATAATTATATGCCGTGGATCATGGGGATCGATCCGTCGCAATATGAGGAACCCGGCATTGTTTTAACGACCTTTCATGACATATCGCTGGCGCATAACGCCTATTCGCTGATCACCCTCCAAATGGCCGGATATGCCGCGCGCGACAAAGACGGCGTTGTCGATGAATCGGAAACGGCTCCCTCGCCGCGCTGGACCGAAGTTATCAACCGCAAGCCGGGGGCCTTTGCTCATCCGCCGGATACGGCCGACGGCGGATTGTACATCGACGAAATGTTAAACTATTTGCTGGAGACCTATGGCTCCGGCGCCGGTCCGACGGGGATAAAAGCGTATGCGCTCGATAATGAGCCGGCGCTATGGCCCTATACCCATCCGCGGATTTTTCCCGAGGCGCTGACGGTGGCGGAGCTGCTTGAAAGATCGATCGGTTTATCCCACACGATCAAGTCGATGGATCCGACGGCCGAAACCTTCGGCCCCTGCCTTTATGGCTTCAATGCCTTTTACAATCTCCAAAACGCGCCTGATTGGAATGAATACAGCGGAAATTATAACCGGTTTATTGAGACTTACCTCGATTACATGAGGGCCGCCTCGGATACCGCCGGCATGCGCCTGCTCGATGTTCTCGATGTGCACTGGTATCCGGAGCCATCCGGCGTCTACAGCGGAGATACGACGCGCGCCGTCGCTGAAGTGCGAATGCAGGTCACCCGCTCGCTCTGGGACTCAACCTATGTCGAGCCGAGTTGGATCGGCCAGTGGTTCAGTCCGGTAAGGATCATCCCTTACCTGCAGGGCGCCATTGATAACTATTACCCGGACACCAAACTCGCCGTCACCGAATATGATTACGGCGCGCCCGATCATATCTCCGGGGGCCTGGCGCAGGTCGACGCCCTGGGAATTTTCGGCCGTTACCGGCTCTATTTCGCGTCGAAATGGGGTGCGGTATCCGAATATATTGAAGCGGCTTATAAATTGTATCGCGACGGCGACGGCGCCGGCATGTGCTTCGGTGATCAATGCCTGCCGGCCGCCACATCGGATATTGAAAACAGCGCGATCTATGCCGCTCATGCAGGCACCGATTCATTGCACCTGATTCTTATCAACAGGAACTATGACGAGGTGATGGCCGGACATTTCACTCTCGACGGCGCGGCCGCGTACTCCCACGGTGAATCTTGGGCGATCACACGATCAGATACGCTGATTCATTCCGGAGCGGCGGTTGAGATCGCCGACGGCCGCACCTTCGATTTCAGCTTGCCGCCCTTGTCGGCCCACCATCTTGTCCTTCACCGGGAGTCGAGCGACGTTGTGACGAGCGATCCTCTGCGCGCCGTGCCCACCGGCATTTCGATTCAACCTCATCCAGTACGGTCGATCCTGCACCTGGCCTATCCGGAAGAGATCTCTTGCGCCGGGCGGGTGTCGATCCATGACATTTCCGGCCGGAAGCTTCGCGAGGTCTCCAATCCGACAGGAATCAATCCGCTGGTCATAGATGATCTCGCATTGGCGCCGGGAACCTATTTCCTGCGTGTTGTCGCGGGGGATCGTCGCTTCACCCGCAAGTTAGTGATGGCGGAGTAG
- the murA gene encoding UDP-N-acetylglucosamine 1-carboxyvinyltransferase yields MDAILVEGGIPLRGDVRISGAKNAALPMIAASLLVEGTVQISNVPHLTDVTTFLKLLAQLGCTGAYTDHSLQLDASKITSTEAPYELVKKMRASIYVLGPLLARFGEARVSLPGGCAWGPRPVDLHIKGMEALGAEIELDHGYIVAKAKKLRGAKINLAVSSVGATGNIMMAAVHAEGETMIQNAACEPEMVILAEFLRALGAEIEGEGTKTIRIKGVTSLAKSLAFTNLPDRIEAGTFLAAGAITGGDIHLTHCRPDHLSTVISVMQEMGCHITEEETGLRIRTEGRLNAADVKTEVYPGFPTDLQAQIMALLAISHGTGVIQETIYPDRFTHVQELVRLGANINLAGNVATVRGVPELQGAQVMSTDIRASSALILAGLVAKGQTHVSRVYHIDRGYEAIEKKLAGLGARIRRIKESMS; encoded by the coding sequence ATGGATGCCATTTTAGTTGAGGGAGGGATCCCGCTTCGGGGAGACGTCCGGATCAGCGGCGCCAAGAACGCCGCGTTGCCGATGATCGCCGCTTCGCTGCTTGTCGAGGGGACGGTCCAAATCTCCAATGTCCCGCATTTGACCGATGTCACCACCTTCTTAAAGCTGCTGGCGCAGCTCGGCTGCACCGGGGCGTATACCGATCACTCCCTCCAGCTGGATGCCTCGAAGATCACATCAACCGAGGCTCCGTATGAGCTGGTCAAGAAGATGCGGGCTTCGATCTATGTCCTCGGACCCCTGCTGGCCCGGTTCGGCGAGGCCCGCGTATCGCTGCCGGGCGGCTGCGCCTGGGGACCGCGCCCGGTCGATCTCCATATCAAGGGGATGGAGGCGCTCGGCGCGGAGATCGAACTCGATCACGGTTATATTGTCGCCAAGGCGAAAAAACTGCGGGGCGCCAAAATCAACCTGGCTGTCTCGAGTGTCGGCGCGACGGGGAATATCATGATGGCCGCCGTTCACGCCGAGGGAGAGACAATGATCCAAAACGCCGCCTGTGAACCAGAAATGGTGATCCTGGCGGAGTTTCTCCGCGCCCTCGGCGCCGAGATCGAAGGTGAGGGGACAAAGACCATCCGCATTAAAGGTGTGACATCGCTGGCCAAGTCGCTCGCTTTCACCAATCTTCCCGACCGGATTGAAGCGGGGACCTTCCTCGCCGCCGGCGCGATCACCGGGGGGGATATTCACCTGACCCACTGCCGGCCTGATCATCTCTCCACCGTCATTTCGGTGATGCAGGAGATGGGGTGCCATATCACGGAGGAGGAGACGGGGCTTCGGATCAGGACCGAAGGCCGGCTCAACGCCGCTGATGTGAAGACGGAGGTTTATCCCGGCTTCCCGACCGATCTGCAGGCGCAGATCATGGCGCTGCTGGCCATCTCCCACGGGACCGGAGTTATACAAGAGACGATCTATCCCGATCGTTTCACGCATGTGCAGGAACTGGTGCGTCTTGGGGCGAACATTAACCTCGCCGGAAATGTGGCCACCGTGCGGGGTGTGCCTGAGCTGCAGGGAGCGCAGGTGATGTCGACCGATATCCGCGCTTCTTCCGCACTGATACTGGCCGGGCTGGTCGCCAAGGGACAAACCCATGTTTCGCGTGTTTATCATATCGATCGTGGGTATGAGGCGATTGAGAAGAAACTCGCCGGCCTTGGCGCCCGTATCCGGCGGATAAAAGAAAGCATGAGCTGA
- a CDS encoding AAA family ATPase, producing MDTVRRILNIDLPERQSVFLWGPRMTGKTTLLRQQFPKSLYYDLLQTDLFLELSRNPSLLREQLLAVDDKALRQPVIIDEVQKTPQLLDEIHWLIENRRIRFILSGSSARKLIRGNANLLGGRAWRYHLFPLVSQELESLDILRILNRGLIPNHYFQNGYRKSQKAYVHDYLKEEVFEEGLTRNIPAFSRFFEAMAYSHGELTNFANIARDSGVDAKTVKEYYQILVDTLLGVWVAPFKRRQDRHVIQKAAKFYLFDVGVAGTLLNRDISVERGEAFGKALEHFILMELRAHASYRELDYPIHFWRTKSGLEVDFVLGNGEVAIEVKGTSRVDRRDLHALRSFKDSYKPKSAIVVCNEKRERLHEGFRIMPVAKFLQELWSGRIINSGL from the coding sequence ATGGACACGGTTCGCAGGATACTGAACATCGATCTGCCGGAGCGTCAATCCGTCTTTCTGTGGGGACCCAGGATGACGGGCAAGACGACGCTCCTGAGGCAGCAGTTTCCCAAGAGCCTATACTATGACTTGCTGCAAACAGACCTCTTCTTGGAGCTATCGAGAAATCCTTCTCTTCTGCGGGAACAATTATTGGCCGTTGACGATAAAGCCCTCCGCCAGCCGGTTATCATTGACGAAGTTCAGAAAACCCCCCAACTCCTCGATGAGATTCACTGGTTAATCGAGAATAGAAGGATTCGCTTTATCCTATCCGGTTCCAGCGCGCGAAAATTAATTCGCGGAAATGCAAACCTTCTGGGGGGCCGGGCCTGGCGATATCACCTCTTTCCCCTTGTTTCTCAGGAACTCGAATCTCTTGATATTCTTCGCATTCTCAACCGAGGGCTCATTCCAAATCACTATTTTCAAAACGGATATCGCAAATCCCAAAAGGCTTATGTCCACGATTACCTGAAGGAGGAGGTTTTTGAGGAAGGGTTGACCCGCAATATACCCGCCTTCTCCCGATTCTTTGAGGCTATGGCCTATTCCCACGGCGAACTTACAAATTTCGCCAATATTGCGCGGGATAGCGGTGTGGACGCCAAAACCGTCAAGGAATACTATCAGATCCTTGTCGATACATTGCTTGGCGTTTGGGTGGCGCCGTTCAAAAGGAGACAAGACCGCCATGTGATACAAAAGGCAGCCAAGTTCTATCTTTTTGATGTGGGCGTTGCAGGGACCCTATTAAATAGAGACATTAGCGTGGAGCGGGGGGAGGCTTTTGGGAAGGCGCTGGAACATTTCATCCTCATGGAATTGCGGGCGCACGCCTCGTATCGGGAATTGGATTACCCCATTCATTTTTGGCGGACCAAAAGCGGACTCGAGGTGGATTTTGTGCTGGGTAACGGTGAAGTCGCCATCGAGGTCAAGGGGACTTCCCGTGTTGACCGTCGAGATTTGCATGCCTTGCGGTCTTTCAAGGACAGTTACAAACCCAAATCGGCCATCGTTGTCTGCAATGAGAAGCGGGAACGTCTGCATGAGGGCTTTCGGATCATGCCGGTAGCAAAGTTCCTACAGGAACTGTGGTCCGGCCGGATCATCAACTCCGGGTTATAA
- a CDS encoding tryptophanase, with product MVVHEPHKIKTVRLLSFPTLADRKKFLSDALFNVWHLTPTQVTFDMCSLGMSAVSQEQLSGQLIGDEAYAGSRNFEALQKAVRDVLGHEYVCPTHNVLGCVKLIVATMIPKGSGVPSNSRSRLDVFSPLGVDYPDVRDHEEKVFTGNIDLETLEEILNTHPVAFVGIQAFADGQHPFSLENLRAVAALAEKHGKKLICDGSRVIENAWYIQRHESGQADRPIAEIVKQIVKTTDVFQMDGAQDPKCNTGGLLTTDHPDTHEKFMNEVVVYEGLHTYGGMAGRTMEVLTRGIQEMCSEDEVHWVMQQTERFTQRLRDGGIPLERGCDGAYIEAESFLPHIDRHQQDTLAAAIYLIAGVRATSSGLTAKTHLLPVQIPRLAMTNEQLDQVADAIISLYKQRNKITGLQSAAQGKWRDQMSYHWVFPDLETYTFDTFPYEIHTIEKVGVLTQGQREKAIREAGYNTFLLRSADVAIDLLTDSGTTAMSTDQWAAYDSVRPSAAASDESDELVDILQETMGYEYIIPTHQGRAAEHILSQIMIKKGQYVPGNMYFTTTKLHQEFAGGIFVDVIVDEAHNTESTFPWKGNIDLDKLKSLVNEHGADKVAYISFEHSVNMAGGQPVGMDNMKEVYEYCSVIGIPVFFDATRFVENAYMIQKKDPRYADVKIKDILREMMLYGDGATISGKKDFLINIGGCLAFRNNEEWTEKALEMLRIYEGNITDGGLATADLAAIACGVEEMVDDRYIRSRVEQTQYLGSQLLELGIPIVTPPGSHAIFLDAKRFLPHLDQDEYPAQRLAAEIYVETGVRAMERGNVSKGRNPETGENYRPALELVRLTIPRRVYTNDHMREVARGVKRVWDRRESIKGLKFVYEPAKLRFFQGRFESK from the coding sequence ATGGTCGTTCATGAACCCCATAAGATAAAAACCGTCCGGTTGCTTTCCTTCCCCACCCTGGCGGATCGGAAGAAATTCCTATCCGACGCCCTCTTCAATGTCTGGCACCTGACCCCAACGCAGGTGACTTTTGACATGTGCTCCCTGGGGATGAGCGCAGTGAGCCAGGAACAGCTCTCCGGCCAACTCATCGGTGATGAAGCCTATGCCGGATCGCGCAATTTCGAGGCGCTTCAGAAGGCGGTGCGGGACGTGCTCGGCCATGAGTATGTCTGCCCGACCCATAATGTTTTGGGCTGTGTGAAGCTGATCGTAGCGACCATGATCCCCAAGGGATCGGGTGTTCCAAGCAACTCCCGCTCCCGCCTCGATGTTTTCTCCCCGCTCGGCGTCGATTATCCCGACGTGCGCGATCACGAGGAGAAGGTTTTTACCGGGAACATCGATCTGGAGACACTCGAGGAGATTCTCAACACCCATCCTGTCGCCTTCGTCGGTATTCAAGCCTTCGCCGATGGACAGCATCCCTTCAGCCTCGAGAATCTGCGGGCGGTCGCCGCCCTCGCCGAGAAGCACGGCAAGAAACTCATTTGCGACGGGTCCCGCGTCATCGAGAACGCCTGGTATATCCAGCGCCATGAATCGGGCCAGGCCGACCGGCCGATCGCCGAGATTGTGAAACAGATTGTTAAAACGACGGATGTCTTTCAGATGGACGGCGCTCAGGATCCAAAATGTAATACCGGTGGGCTCCTCACCACCGACCATCCCGACACACATGAAAAATTTATGAATGAGGTTGTGGTCTATGAGGGACTGCACACCTACGGCGGGATGGCCGGGCGCACGATGGAGGTTCTGACGCGCGGTATTCAGGAGATGTGTTCCGAAGACGAAGTGCACTGGGTCATGCAGCAGACTGAGCGCTTCACGCAGCGGCTCCGCGACGGCGGCATCCCCTTGGAAAGGGGCTGTGACGGCGCCTATATCGAAGCCGAATCGTTCCTGCCCCATATCGACCGGCACCAGCAGGACACCCTCGCCGCGGCCATCTATCTCATCGCCGGCGTCCGCGCCACATCATCGGGATTAACGGCTAAAACTCATCTGCTGCCGGTTCAAATCCCGCGGCTGGCGATGACCAATGAGCAGCTGGATCAGGTCGCCGATGCGATTATCAGTTTGTACAAACAGCGCAACAAAATCACCGGCCTCCAATCCGCCGCGCAGGGGAAGTGGCGCGACCAGATGTCGTATCACTGGGTTTTCCCCGACCTTGAAACATATACGTTTGACACCTTTCCCTATGAAATCCACACGATTGAGAAGGTCGGCGTCTTAACGCAGGGCCAGCGGGAGAAGGCGATCCGCGAAGCGGGGTATAATACTTTTCTGCTGCGCTCCGCCGATGTGGCGATCGACCTGCTCACCGACTCGGGCACGACGGCCATGAGCACCGACCAGTGGGCCGCTTATGACAGCGTTCGCCCCAGCGCCGCGGCAAGCGACGAATCAGATGAGTTAGTTGATATCCTTCAGGAGACGATGGGCTACGAGTATATCATTCCCACTCATCAGGGTCGCGCCGCCGAGCACATCCTCAGCCAGATCATGATTAAAAAGGGCCAGTATGTGCCGGGCAATATGTACTTCACCACGACAAAGCTGCACCAGGAATTCGCCGGCGGCATCTTTGTCGATGTCATCGTCGATGAAGCGCACAACACCGAGAGCACCTTTCCGTGGAAGGGGAATATCGATTTAGACAAACTCAAGAGTTTAGTGAATGAGCATGGGGCCGACAAGGTCGCCTATATCTCCTTCGAACATTCGGTGAATATGGCCGGCGGCCAGCCGGTCGGGATGGACAATATGAAGGAGGTCTACGAGTATTGCAGCGTCATCGGCATTCCGGTTTTCTTTGACGCGACCCGTTTCGTGGAGAACGCCTACATGATCCAGAAAAAGGATCCGCGCTACGCTGATGTGAAGATCAAGGATATCCTGCGCGAGATGATGCTCTACGGCGATGGCGCAACGATAAGCGGGAAGAAAGATTTTCTCATCAATATCGGCGGCTGCCTCGCTTTCCGGAACAACGAGGAGTGGACCGAGAAAGCGCTCGAGATGCTGCGAATCTATGAGGGCAATATCACCGACGGCGGGCTCGCCACCGCCGATCTGGCGGCTATCGCCTGCGGCGTGGAAGAGATGGTCGACGACCGTTACATCCGCTCCCGTGTCGAGCAGACGCAATATCTCGGTTCTCAGTTGCTCGAATTGGGGATCCCGATCGTGACGCCCCCCGGATCACATGCGATCTTCCTCGATGCCAAGCGTTTCCTGCCGCACCTCGATCAGGACGAATACCCCGCGCAGCGTCTCGCCGCCGAGATCTATGTCGAGACCGGCGTCCGGGCGATGGAGCGTGGGAATGTCTCGAAAGGCCGCAACCCCGAGACCGGTGAAAATTACCGCCCGGCCCTCGAGCTGGTGCGGCTCACGATCCCACGCCGTGTCTATACCAATGACCACATGCGCGAGGTGGCGCGAGGAGTTAAGCGCGTTTGGGACCGCCGGGAATCGATCAAAGGCCTCAAGTTCGTTTATGAACCGGCTAAGCTGCGTTTCTTCCAGGGGCGGTTTGAATCGAAATAG